The region CAATGGTGTGATCTCCTGATTATATGCCACCTTGTCAACTGAAAAACTCATTGTGGATATCATTTATTGTCATTATAATCACTGCTAAAATCACCAAAACATTTCTTATTTGCAGCAGAACTTGGTTAGTGCTGTTTGAAGGGCTTGACGGGAGCTCTATATCCTTCTGTTCACTCCCTTTCCTGATGCTCCTAGAGAAAATAAGACTGTGACCTAacctctcccctctctttccaGGCCCATCACTCTTTTATCCCTGGACCGCAGATTGTCGATAATTTAATTGTATCATTTCACTGCATTATTAGATTTGGAAAATCCCtgattaaatcaaaatataagataacaccttattttttaaaaaatattttatttatttatttaagagtttaagagttggggtgggaaggggcaggggaagagggagaagcagactccccactgcatAGGGAGTCCTACAAGAGGCTCTGTCCCacagccctgggatcatgacctgagtcaaaggcagatacttaactaactaagccacccacgtaCCCCATAAGAAAGCCCTCTAAAAGATATTACATGCAAATTGATGTTATTTGAGAAAGGATGTGTTGCATAAAGTAGTCTTTTTCATGACCTGCaactatttggttctttttttttttttttttcaactatttggTTCTTAAATGTCTTCCTGATAACATCCTCCATGCTGTCAAGGGATGGAACTGTTACCTTCATCACAACTTTCCACTGGATTATAAGCTCTGAGACTATTGAAAATGCTTGTTGTGTTTACTAGTATATACCCAGCATCTGGTACATACTAGATTATCATAAAgagatttttgaaagaaagaagaccaaaaaaaaaaaaaaaaaaaaaaaggatgaacaaATGGGCAAATGAATGATTGGCAGCTTCCTCTGGCTGCTGTAATGGTGCCTACCTCTAGGACTCTTCCTTACCTTACATCAGTCTTCAGTCACTGCTTTTAATCTGCTCATGGCTGCAAGTCAGTTAACTGAACATGCTAACTCGGtgcataaataaatttattaaagtaGACACAGGGAGGGGGCTAAGAGGTTCTCAATGAATAGACCTGGTAACTTTAACTTGTCtggattctttttattaatatttctctgAAATAGTTTTTATTAGAGAAGCAAATTTTAGATAAATGTAGCTTCACTGTACATTAATAGAACTATTAATAATAgatgttttatatgcattatttcctCCATGTAGACATTGTCCtaaattctttatatacattatttatttaatctgcaAAAAATTTATCCCTATTAATCTAacaattattcccattttatgtatGATGAAATTCTCCAAGACCCCACAGTATGGAAATGGTGAAGCTGGTGGAACGGGCCATTAGTGTGGCCTGCGACTGGTTTTGTTGTTGGTGTATGCAGTCTTTGTTCTTTAGGGTATCAGGATGTCCAAGCATGGGAAGATTGCATCACAGTGATAGAAAACAAGCACAGGCTGCTGTTCCTGCCTTTATTCTTAGGTTAGCACATGAAGTAAtgcctttcattaatttttaattaatttctacaTCATGCTGCTCAGTTGTTAGGGATGGAGCAAAGATATAATCTGATCTTTTTAAAGAGCTGAGCCATGAGTAgagctttgaagaatgaagaataaatagGTTTTGGAAAGATTATGAATAGCCAAAAGAGCATATTCTTGGAGAAAAGTTAAGAATATCTGCTTAACTCAATTTGAatgtgaaattactttttttaaaaaagtttttatttatttattcatccgaggtaccaagagagaggcagagacataggcacagggagaagcaggctcctctcagggagccccatgagggattcaatcccagaaccccaggatcacgccctgagccggaagcagacactcaactgctgagccacccaggcatccctgaatgtGAAATTCTTAATCTCATCAAGAGATCtccaaaagtagaagaaaggcTTTCCATTTGTAGTACACCTCAGATACTCAAGATGCAATTTCAGATCAagatttctctttgctttcttacTTATGTCTTGACTTTCTGACACTGTGCTTATAGATATAGGACATTTGATGTTTGTCTTCAGGTGGATGGTTCTGTGAGAAGGAGATGGCCTGAAAAATGGATATGATAAAAACAAACTTCACTGTGACTGAGTTTGTGTTTTTGGGGCTGTCTTCTCAGCCAAAGATGCagctcattctttttattatgttCTTGTTCTTCTATTTATTAACAGTTGTGGGGAATATTATAATTATCACTATTATCCAGATAGAACCTCGTCTCCAaacccccatgtacttcttccttactaatttatCCTTTCTGGACATCTGCTACACATCCACCAATGTCCCACAAATGCTGTCCAACATGATGGGAAAAAAGACCATCCCCTTCTCTAGCTGTGCTACTCAGAtgtacttctccctctcctttggaaTGATTGAATGTGTTCTCCTTGGGGTCATGGCTTATGACAGATATGTAGCCATTTGTCATCCTCTCCATTATACTGTCATTATGAACCAAAACATCTGTATCCAATTGGCAGCCATTTCTTGGTCCAGTAGCTTCCTGAGTTCCATGGTTATCAATGTCCTCACCTTGAGTTTGCCCTACTGTGGGCCCAATGTCCTGAATCACTTTTTTTGTGAAGTTCCTTCTGTCTTGAGGTTAGCTTGCACTGACACCTCATTTACAGAGCTGGTTGTCTTTATCTTCAGTATCATCATTGTCTTcatcccttttctcctcattgtTGTTTCCTATGCCCGAATCCTTCTATCAGTTCTCAGGATAGGGTCAGCCTCCGGGAGGCACAAAGCACTGTCCACTTGTGCCTCCCATCTGACAGTGGTGGCCTTATTCTATGGAACTGCCATCTTCATGTACATGAGACCCCAGTCTAAGTCCTCCAGGGCTGGGGGAAAGATCATTGCAGTGTTCTACACTGTGATCACACCCATGCTCAACCCCTTGATCTACAGCCTAAGGAACCAGGATGTGAAAGGAGCTTTAAGGAGAGCTATTGCAAAATGGAGGACATGAGGGGTCTTAATGGGACCCTAAAGCTGTTAGTCTAAGATAATTGACTTCTGAATATTAAGTGAGACAATAAATAAGACCTTGTACAGTCAATGTTTCTCTTGCTATCCATAAGGACACATAAATCTAGCTGCAAACTCAGCAGGAAACATATCTGCCCCAAAGACAAAATGACGGCTTTAGTGTGTCAAAACAACTCCCTTCATTGCGTGACTATTTTCTTACTCCCTGAGAAATCTTGGTTCTCTAAAATCATAGACTATCTGAAATTAATGCTTGAAATTATGACTAAGGCGAAATATCTTATTACTCTCTGGAGGATGTAAAGCATCTTCATATAGAGAAACATTCTGAATTTTTAACTCAAAGAACTTCAGATAAAAGTTTCTGGATGTAACATTTCACATCTGTCTCAATTTTGTAGTTTACAAGGAAACAAGCTCTGCATCTATTTTGTGGTTGAGACCAATTTTGACCCCTTTGCAAATAGCCCTGCATTGTAACaaaatattacttcatttaattttcatacagCAATCAGACCATACAGTTATCTCAGGAGTAAGGAGTAAAGATTTATTCTTAGTAAAATATAAGTATTATGAAGGAGGGTGATATGACACAACTTACTTTTTGAAaggttttctgattgctgtgtagagagaatatatatatatatatatatacttaatatatatgtgtgtgtgtgtatttatatatatatatgatctcacAAATTTGTGGAAATGAATATTTCCTGTGTTTTGAAGCTTTTCACCAAtggtatctttaaaaagaattacttttttgaattaaaagaatagaaaaaataatttagcattATTATACTTAATAAGCTTAAATATGGCCTTGATTAATATGTTATTAAGTTAGATaccttatttctaaatttttctcaCTTGCtgttttacaatttaaaataaaaagagtgtaACTCACTTTCACAGATATTCAACAACTAAAATGCAACTATTTCTTCCACCTAAATATGAAGGACATATGCAATCAGTAAGTGAAGCATCTCTGATGAAATAGGTAAAGAGGagtttaaaattgatttaaaaagtaaaaagcaaaatcaCTAACCAGATAGTCAAATTCACTACATAGTGGGGTGCTTTTCTTGCATATTTTCCTTGATAAAGGAATGACTTTATACAtcatatatttacttaatatgTGAATGAGGATTAGAAacacatacttctttttttttaagattttatttatttattcacaagagacagacagagagagagagagagagagagagagagagagaaggcagacacaggcagagggagaagcaggttccatgcagggagtctgatgtgggactcgatcctgggactccaggatcacaccctgggctgaaggcaggctctaaactgctgagccacccaggggtccctgaaacACATACTTCTAATCAACTTTCTTCTGGACAATTTAAAGtgaaaagtaacatttaaaattctctcaGATATtatcaaataaacacatatttagtTGGCTATTTGTGATTTAGAAACATTAAATTAGTTTTGAAAAAG is a window of Vulpes lagopus strain Blue_001 chromosome 11, ASM1834538v1, whole genome shotgun sequence DNA encoding:
- the LOC121501682 gene encoding olfactory receptor 2G3-like yields the protein MDMIKTNFTVTEFVFLGLSSQPKMQLILFIMFLFFYLLTVVGNIIIITIIQIEPRLQTPMYFFLTNLSFLDICYTSTNVPQMLSNMMGKKTIPFSSCATQMYFSLSFGMIECVLLGVMAYDRYVAICHPLHYTVIMNQNICIQLAAISWSSSFLSSMVINVLTLSLPYCGPNVLNHFFCEVPSVLRLACTDTSFTELVVFIFSIIIVFIPFLLIVVSYARILLSVLRIGSASGRHKALSTCASHLTVVALFYGTAIFMYMRPQSKSSRAGGKIIAVFYTVITPMLNPLIYSLRNQDVKGALRRAIAKWRT